GCGGAGGCGATCGACGAGCTTGAGGATCGCGATCCCCGGCTCGCCATCCAACTGTGGCGCGCGCTCGCCCGCGACGCGCACTCGAGGGTGTACCGGTACGCGCGAGCCGTCGCCGTTCGGATCCGCGATTAGACTTGACCGGCACCACGACGGGGTGCGGCACACGGTCTCACGACGCCACGAGGAGGCTTGATGGACTTCGTCCAATTCCTGATCAAACGCAGCGACGACATGGTCGAGCTCGGCCTGGCACACGCCGCGGTGGTCGCGGTCTCCGTCGGCTTCGCCGCGATCATCGGCATCTCCCTGGGCGTGCTCACCTATCAGCACGCCCGACCGCGCGAGATCGTGCTCGCCCTGAGCGGGGCGATGCTCACGATCCCCTCCTTCGCGCTGTTCATCCTGCTCCTCGGGCCGCTCGGCCTCGGGGCGAAGCCCGTCGTCGTGGCCCTGACCGCCTATGGCCTCATGCCGATCATCCGCAACACGGTCACGGGACTGCAGAGCGTGGATCCGGCGATCGTCGAGGCCGCCCGCGGCATGGGAATGACCCGGTTCCAGCGCCTGCGCAGGATCGAGCTGCCGCTCGCGTGGCCGGTCATCATCACGGGCATCCGGGTGACGACCCTCGTGCTGCTCGGGATCGCGGCGATCGGCTGGATCGTCAACGGTCCCGGCTACGGCGACCTCATCTTCACCGGCCTCAACCGCGTGGGAACCCCGGTCGCCGTCAACCTCGTGCTCGCCGGAACCCTCGGCGTGATCATCCTCGCGGTGCTGTTCGACCTGATCTTCCACGCCGCCCGCCGACTCACCACCTCCGAAGGAATTCGATGACCGACGCAGCCACCACCGGCGACCGGGTGATGATCCGCCTCCAGGGTCTGACCAAGCGCTACCCCGGGCAGGGAGCCAACGCCGTCGACGCCCTCGACCTGGACATCCACGAGGGCGAGATCGTCGTGCTCGTGGGCCCCTCCGGATGCGGCAAGACCACGACGATGAAGATGATCAACCGCATCATCGAACCGAGCGGCGGGCGCATCCTCCTCGACGGGGAGGACGTGACCACCACCGATCCGGATCGGTTGCGCCGCCGGATCGGATACGTGATCCAGCAGATCGGCCTCTTCCCGCACATGACCATCGGGGAGAACATCGCCACCGTGCCCAAGCTGCTGGGCTGGGATGCCGCACGCATCGACCGGCGGGTGGACGAGCTCATGCGGATGGTGAGCATGCCCCCCGAGGAGTACCGGCACCGCT
The window above is part of the Pseudactinotalea sp. HY158 genome. Proteins encoded here:
- a CDS encoding ABC transporter permease, yielding MDFVQFLIKRSDDMVELGLAHAAVVAVSVGFAAIIGISLGVLTYQHARPREIVLALSGAMLTIPSFALFILLLGPLGLGAKPVVVALTAYGLMPIIRNTVTGLQSVDPAIVEAARGMGMTRFQRLRRIELPLAWPVIITGIRVTTLVLLGIAAIGWIVNGPGYGDLIFTGLNRVGTPVAVNLVLAGTLGVIILAVLFDLIFHAARRLTTSEGIR